The Parambassis ranga chromosome 13, fParRan2.1, whole genome shotgun sequence genome contains the following window.
cagGCCTCGTGGAGGTGATTCCTTGGAGTCTGTCCAGATATCTGAACGTCTCTCGCAGCTTTGTGCCTTCACTCGGTCCAGGTGACCTCCATTACTTTGGTCAGATTGCGGCTCTCAATGACTGTCTGTACAGGTACATGTACCGGTCCAGATACGTGGCGCTGCAGGACATGGACGAACTCATCCTgcctcagtcagtcagcaggTACAGTCTTCTTCCTGGATGAGTATTCACAGTAAAGTGACTCCTTCACTGCGCTAAATGTGGATGTTTTTCTCTCACCAGCTGGTCGGAGCTGCTGCCACAGCTGGAGCAGAAGTATGGTGTTGACCGGTGCTACATGTTTGAGAATAACGTCTTCCCTAACACCATCAAACGGCCTCCTCCAAACCCCCCAACACTGCTGGCCAGCTGGCTGAATGTGTCTGGGGTGGACATCCTGTCCCACCTGTACCAGGAACCCATCATTCCAGAGACTCACTACAGCAACTTCAAGATCATCGTCAACCCGCGAGCTGTGTTCACCGCCACCGTCCACGGAGTGCTTCACTCACAACATGGCTGCTCCTGGGTTGACAGGAACATGGTGCGGATGTATCACACAAGGTATGGGGTGGACAGCAGAGTCTCCTGGTCACAGGAAGTGTATGCTTACTCCTATGTGTTAACAATGTGCAGCGCTAATGCTAGGATTGTATGTCAGGATGGCCTGTGATGCACTGAGCCTGACACACATCTGTAGAAAGTTGTTCCAACTAAATTATTGGAGTctaataattttgtctccaactgttttttttttctgt
Protein-coding sequences here:
- the LOC114444619 gene encoding uncharacterized protein LOC114444619, translating into MNTDHFGFAYGTADIMCPVPSGCEAPSRITVTSAAGSSDGTEAPQATFSEPQVDREFLEVKNQNVKSDAFPYNFTICLSTMFDFTNVLQFVQSLEMMQLLGVDRVVVYKTSCSPETQRILDYYTHKGLVEVIPWSLSRYLNVSRSFVPSLGPGDLHYFGQIAALNDCLYRYMYRSRYVALQDMDELILPQSVSSWSELLPQLEQKYGVDRCYMFENNVFPNTIKRPPPNPPTLLASWLNVSGVDILSHLYQEPIIPETHYSNFKIIVNPRAVFTATVHGVLHSQHGCSWVDRNMVRMYHTRGPRQPHLKPEQLIYDGRLLDYSARLIPAVSAVLKENGLLEEDSTH